The Felis catus isolate Fca126 chromosome C2, F.catus_Fca126_mat1.0, whole genome shotgun sequence genomic sequence AACTTTACATCTTCCAAGTAACAAAACAAGGTTTGGGGGTAAGTCGATTTATTGATGTGTTACAACCCGTCAACCAGACATACTTAAGCACAGAGGACTGGGGTTCAAAATCCTTTCCAGAAACTGGAAGCAAGAATAAAAACCACTATGACAATACAAAACCATTGTAAATTTTTAGGTATTTTCccttcaatattttaataaacatttcttctggCATGTATTTAAGTGAACATGATCTTAGAGTCTTCGCTTCTTTATTAAACATGATTTTACAGTCAGTCTTCGCTTATTATTAATTAGAGCCACTTTAAAAGCTATAAACTTGTTTGTGGAGAAAGCACTTTTTGAAACGATTATAGTACTCTCTCATAAAATAGGAGGTACGCCTGTGAGTTCAGGACTTTAGTTGTCGGCACAGCTTGCACATGCGTGTCACTGATGTGAAACCACTGCCCTTTGGTTGACTGCATTTCAAAATCTGTCAGGAGAAAACATAAATGGGAAGTTCCGTTATTTTTTGGTTTGGCCATAATCCTCTGAATGCCAGAATTTCCCACGCCCTCCTACCTTGTGGAATATCACCGTGGAGAACAAGATTAGAGAGGTGACTGTTGGCAGCTCTTGCCTTTGCATAGGCAGTATAATGCCCTGACCTCATGGTGCCACTGTGTTCAACGACTCCATATAAGGAATAAAGTACCCTTGTGTTTTCTTCGGCGAcattctttcaaaatgaagagAATTCAGAAGTTAGTTCTAGTCCCGTTTATAGATGCCACGGGCAAGATAATTTAAGCGAAGGCTTTCTAACCTTTGAGAATGTAAAATCATTCATGAGTCTGGCCTTGACTACTATTTTCCCCCTACAGAGTAGTGTCACACTTAGGTTTTTATTAGAAAGTCACCGTTGCGGTCTGCCAGAATCACAAACCAGAGGCCACTTGCCTCAATTGCAGCTTCCCGGCCCAGATACTTCAGTAACCGAACTTGCCAGTTTCCATAGGAGTCCTGGGCTCTGATAATTGCGAAATACCTTAACAGCTCTATCGTTCCAGTTCCTGCCGAGACTGTAAGCCTTTAACAGCAAGAGGATCGCGTTTAAGTCGTGCCCCAACCACCCCTTATGTTTACAAACGTTCCTCAGAGATTTGGCTTCTCAAGGGTTCACTTCCGCTAGCTAGATGGTGGAGGCTGCTTATTCTTTTAAGACCCCATATGCTACAGGGTTGACTGGTGACAAGGACAGGCATTCTCTGAGCTGGGGCTGCTTTCAGACAACTATTCCACTTAGGTTCTCTTGTAAAAAGTCCCCCTGAATGGGCATCATTATCCGTCAATAATACTGTTGTCTCTTTAATCTGTGGCCCCCTCTTCACAGAAGAACTTCATCCTTCACTCCAAGTCCTGTCTGCTTCCTTAGGGACTTCAGTTGTCCTTCAGTGAGCTTCTCAGGATTTCTCCTGCCATCCCACTTTAAGTGCCAGGCCTATATTCTGCACTCGATCCTCACCCAGAACTGTTCAACTTCAAGTCTTCCCACTTTTCTAGTCTCCGTTCACAAGGCTTCCGCTCTTCCAGTTCTCCTCTCACCGATCTCCCCTCTCTCTAACCTAACTGGATCCTGGAGTCCTCACTTTCTCCTGGCCGAGGAAGCCTCTCTTGGCCTCATTCCCCTATTAGGTCTGTCTTCACTGCTCAAGATGGCAACAGAACGGCAGTGTCGGCATTTACCTGAgggcttattagaaatgcagaatcttagaCCCCCACCCAAGACCTACTGATGCCCAAAGGACATGCATATTAAAGCTGGAGAACTTGAACCATGTGTATCAGTCTTACAAATAATCTCTCTTAACACCCACCACCAGCCTTGCCAGCACACTGATCATAAAACtccaggggcggctgggtggctcagttggtccagcgtctactttggctcaggtcgtgatctcacggtccgtgagttcgagccccacatcaggctctgtgctgacagctcagagcctggagcctgcttccgattctgtgtctccctctctctctgcccctcctgtgtttctgctctgtctctgtctctcaataataaataaacattaaaaaaaatttttttttaattaaaacaaaactccttTCTGAATCCTACGATGAGCCTTCCCAACCACACACCCAAACAGCTGCTATTGCCAGAAAGCAAAATTACATATCCCTGCAGATTGGTAAACTCACTGAGGACTCATCAGGGTCCCCCATGTGACTGTCTAATCTTGGAACCTGTTCCCTAGTTAGCTCTTTAGTTCCACAGCTATCCTTCACAGCAACGGGCCCAGTCTTTAACCACTCCTATAGCCTCTCCTTATCACCTTTATTATTCTCTGCAGCTGACCTCACCTCCCACTTCAGGAAAACAGATAAAACCTACCCAACCATAAGTTGCCCATTCTCAGGAAGATGAAGTATCCTGTCCCTTTTGTTCGGAAACAACAGTCCAACTTAGTGTCCTCATCCCCGCCCTTCTGGCTTCCTCCAGGGTCTTGCTCAGTCAAACCtctcttttctgtatctttaacTTCTAGATTTTCCTCTTGCTCTGCAAACGCACCTAAGTTtcccagacttaaaaaaaaaaaaaaaaaaaaaaaaacttgatctACCACTTTTCCTTTTCAACAATGCCTCAAACATACCTATATGCTTTATTTCCAATATTGTCATTCATTGCTCAATCCACTGAAGTCACcaatacttcttaaaaattttaccaTGACCTCTATACCTTCTAATCCACAAATACTTTCTAGATCTTTTTCTCTGATATGCTGACACTTGAGGCCACCCAGTCTTCTCCCTTAAGCTTGAGCGCAGGACAATGTAGGCAAACAATGGATTCCTAATACCCTTGTGTTCAAACTAATCCAACCAAAGGTATTTCTGCTTACTGGCAAAAGTGGCCCTGCACCATggagataatataaaaacaattacaatTCACTCTGCCCACCAGCTCTGAAATACCTTTCttggagaattttaaaattttaagttgggAGGGAGGATAGGAGAATTTCTATCATTTCAAATTCTGCACACAAATTATTGTTTATACTGAAGCATTTGAAATCCGAATATAATCCTACAGCTTCTCCAATTGTCCAAATTCTTCAACACAGAGATCTGTCAAGATCGTTGGTGGTGTCCTCCTCTTCTACATATGCCTCTTACACCCCTATGCTCACCAGAGTTGTCATTAaccatctcttctctttctccatgcTCTACACAGGGGATCCTAGCCTCATAGTTTTAACCATCACCTATGTACTGATTTCCAAATCTTTATCTCCAGACCTGACCTCTCTGCCCTGAGCCTCAGACATGCACATCTAAATGTGTCCCCCTGAGTATTTCAAAAATACCTGAAACTCAGTGTATCTAAAACCAAATTCATTATCCTTTCTCTACCTCCCAACCTGTTCTTCCTGTATTTCCTACCTCAATGAATGGTACTCCCATCTACCAAATGCCTCATCACTCAAGCCAGGCCTCAGGAATCATGCTCAACTCTTTTTTGTGTACCCTTACCATCCATTTCAAGGCCTCTTCCTCAGCTTCCAGAGCCTGTATAAGTCATGAGTCTGGATAATTTTACCCCATGAAATATTCTTTCAAGCTTGCCCTCTCCTATCCTAAATTAAGCTCTCACCATCTATTGACTAAATTAATTCAACAGCCTACAAACTAGAGAGCTCCTGCCTAAAATCCAACTTCCATGCTTCAGCAAGTAACTCGTATAATAACACAGATCTGGCTGTCACCCCACTGCTTTAAACTCTTCAGTGGCACCCCACTGCATACCTAATAAAGCCCAAGTTGCTCACCATGATAATCTTCCAAACCTCATTGCATCTCACTGCTCTGGCTTCACCTCCCAACATTCCCTAGCTTTGTACCAGAAGCTCTACAACTGCTTCTACTGCTAGTCCCTAGCCCCCACCATGTCATTTTACTTGTCTTTGCTCTGgctggtccctctgcctggaaaactGAATTTCCTCTTGACCCATCACACTAACTCTTACTCCTGTAAAGAGTGGTTAAGGTGTGGTCTACTTCACAGAGCATTTCCTGAACCACCAACATACTGGGGTTAAGTGCATACTACCCCCGCTCTGTGTCTATAACACTCAACCATATTAAACTGAaattacttggggcgcctgggtggctcagtcagttaagcctctgacttcggcttaggtcatgatcttgcagtttgtggttcgagccccacattgggctctgtgctgacagctcagagactgtagcctactttggatcctgtgtctccctctctctccctctcccctgcttgctatcaaaaacaaataaacattaaaaaaaatttttttttaattttttttttcaacgtttatttatttttttgggggggacagagagagacagagcatgaatgggggaggggcagagagagagggagacacagaatcggaaacaggctccaggctctgagccatcagcccagagcctgacgcggggctcaaactcacagaccgcgagatcgtgacctggctgaagtcggacgcttaaccgactgcgccacccaggtgcccccaaaaaaaaaaatttcttttaactgaAATTACTTAATGTATCTGCTGATCTTTAGTTTTGTGCCGTCAGCTCCCAAGACAATGTCTGCCACAATTAATAGAGAttcaaaaaattaactgaaattaaCAACCTAGTAATGTTCCAAATGATTCATCACAGATCTTGAAATTGTAATGGTACAAAGATCAAAGACCCAGTCTATTCATTCTTATCAACCTCATACTTCAGTGAGTTACTGTTGGGAGTATCTGGTAAATAAGCTATGATTTCCCTTTAAAGCATTTTCCCAAAAAGACCACTTTCACCTACCTTACATTTAAGGGTACAAAAAGGAGCCAAATCTAAGatttctggaaattttatgtgtttgttaaCTTTGCGTAGGTTAAAACCAGcctaaaaaagagagacaacagATTGAGTTATTTTCCTAGAAAAGCTGTACACATTAAGTAAACCGTACTCCCACCCCAATGCACAAAAGAACACCAGCATCAAACCCTAGCTCAGTCTTCTCAGGAGACTCTTTTCTTTCTGACCACTAAATGATTTTTGCGAAGTGCACACCaaacacacaccccacaccccaacAGATTAAGAAAGCTGCTCCCAGGGCAcatgggctcagtcggttaagcatccaactcttgatttcaattcagatcatgatctcgtggtttgtgggttcgagccccgcctcaggctctgcgctgtcagtgcagaacttgcttgggattccctctctctctgctcctcccaagCATGCATACAtgctctctaagtaaataaacttagattaaataaacttaagaaaaaaaaaaaatctactcccATGAGAAAATTCTCAGTGTTTCTGCTTTAGCCATCCAGAAAAGCCACATTAGAACAGAGGTTTTAAGTGCTTAAAACTCAACAACTGGAAAATACTTTCCTGTACAACACATCCTCTCGAGCCTCCCTCCCTACCCAAGCTTAGTGCTTATTTCAGAGACACCGACCCAATTACTCAAACCCATATAACAACCACAGGAGGGAATACATTCTTAAGGTTCTTTGGAAATTTGGAACTGAGTTTAAAACTTGTACTGCTTACAGTAAAAGTCTTCCAGAAAAAAACAGGGTCACCAAAATGATGAAAATCCAAGGTATCGATGTCTTTTTATCAAGGGTCAGTACAAAGAACGtaccacacacacaacagaaaAATAGCACTAATTTCTTAACTGTGAAATACAGCTAGTacactgggctttttttttttaacctgaaattAAGGATAGAGTGAGATACTAATTTTACTAAAAAGAGCAACATGAATTCTAGTAAAACTGAGGAAGGATTGTGCCTAAGTTTCTCCTCCACCTTGACGGGTATCTTCATCTAAGCTTTTGTCACACCCGTATATATTTCTTACTTCCCTACTTTTTTGAAAGTTAGAattaagaaataacagaaaaccaaagaaacacaGGAATATAGTGAGACAGTAACAAAtaaagcattaaatatttaaaacaaatttgaggTAACAAAAGGGTACCTGCTGAAATCTCTTTAAATGGAGAGTGAGAACAGGAGGAGCAAGAGAGATTAGCATCTGCTTTTTGGCATTGGTATAAACATGTTTCCTTtcacctaaagaaaaaaagaaattttagcaGTGTGGAAATGGTTTTAGATTTCTAAAGCATTCACATTTACtataaaatcatttcaaacatCTCAAGCAATCATCTTTAAActttctggaaagggccagataataaatattttgggctttgtggACCAAGAGGCAAAATTAAGTATATGTTGTAGGTATCAGTAAAAATTTCCACAACTTTTCACTGATGTAATTCTAAATATAGTAACAAATGAGTACGACTACAGTCtactgagggaaaaaatgaaatcatttttggaCAGATACCATTTAATTGGGGCTCATACTTAGTACTACCATCAGATCACtttcaaatgttcatcaataaaaACACGTCTAGACCCCATACAAAAACAGATGGCAGACCAAACTTGGCCTGTGGACAACAGTTTGCTGATGTCTGCTCTAAGGCGAACAGAACTGCTATAAAATCAACACAATTTACTATTTGTATtgacatgcaaataaataaaaaactagacCTTTAAAATGTTTCAACAACTCTAGGAAGAATCCTTAGGAATCCACAATCCCGCCTTACCCCACTTACTCAAgctcaaaaaaaggggggggggtgttggggagAAAGGGAATTGTCAGTATTTTTCTGCTGTATATTTGAGGGAGGTTAGAAGAAAGCACTGTCCTCCCAGTACCTGGCACTGGGCATAGCTCATGAGTACACTGATGAAGTGAAGCTTCCTGGATACAAAGGAGATGAGGGCCATCACAAATGCTGACAGGAAACTGAGGATGCAAAGCAGTAGCCACTATCTGTAAGGGTAAGGACCCTGTTGTGATAAATCCCAGGGGGATAATTTGGCCACAGAAAGAGGTGCTGGAGAGCGAACTGTCCCGCTCTATCTGCTGTCAGGCTGCCACACAGCATCAGCCACTTCAATCTGTTTGTCTATCCTTCTACCAAAATATTTACACAGGAGAAGGAACTTCCAGATGCCATCCAAATCCTGATACAACTACAATAGCAGTACTCTACCTATGCAGTGCAAAACGGGCCCCTGAACATGAATTTCACTTTCAGTGAGAGACTCCAAATACCTTTTACGTTTGCCTTTGGTCCACTATACTGTCTCCGGGTGCATACTTCACAAAGCAGTTTATTTGCATCTCGAAGTTTCTCGTTTCGGGTGAACTGATATAAACAATGTTGGATTGAACATTCATCAGTATGGAAAGCTTCCCTGTTTGCAAGAGTACAGAAAGCAGTTTCTGGATCTTCGTTTACAACTTCATATACCTTGGTCCCAGGAGAATGACTCTCATTCAGAATCTCTATATTTATTTCATCAGGTCGAAGAGCAGCATTCAAGTTAAGGTTTTTGAAACCACTGGAAATGTCCACTTCTCCACTGCTCCCTTCTGTCAGATAGGCACCATTTAATTTCCTAGGACATTCAGTGGGAGAAGAGGCCAGACCCTCCAAATCATTATCCATGTTGACATTTCTCATATCTACTTCCTCTGTGGATTTTTGattgtcagttttattttctatcattttttcttGGCCATTCAAATCTTTCTGATTAACGCAATATTCTTTATGTGTGATTTCCTCTTCTGAGATATGGTTGGATTTAACATCCACTTCTCCCTGAAGTGACATTTCAACCTCACATTCATTATCTTCAGGATGGTCGATGGTACAGATATCATTTAAATGAAGAacttttccttgaattttttgTTGCCTTCGTTGGTTCTGTGCAAACAGCataaaacgttttttaaaaataggaagagaaagagtATGCATGTACCACATCAGGTTTTCTTGCTTATCAATCCAAAATAAGTTTATAAGGAAGAGTTCATTCCCAGAATTCTGATCCTAAAAGTTCCTTTACTATCAGGGATCAAAGAAATTATGAAGAAAGTTCTTTAATTTAAAGCAGGAATAAACCATCACCAATCATCAAAATACTATTACACAGGGCAAATAAAACTGTGCAAGGCATGGTCTGTGCTCTAAGAGAAGTGATCTAGACAGAGCAGTGGATGAGACGGTAACTGTTACACCCAAGCAGACTAGTATGGAACCAAGCAGGGAGTCTGACTCTACACACAACAGGAATGGGTATACCCATGCGAGTTATGATTATTGGGTCAAAGGTTCACtgagggaagaaaaagcaaactgAAAACTCAAGGATGCACAAGTACAGGACTGCTTTGGGCAGGTGGAGGAGAACATCCCAGGAAACAAATAGCCCAAAATTGGGGAGGAAGCAAGGAAGCCTCATGTACAGAGGACGACAAAGGACTTCCTTCCTAGAAgcattttatttcccatttgcAGCCCATTTCCACACAGAAGGGGAAGGCATTTCAGCACACTCTTGTCACTGGAATGCCTGAAGACTCTAGGTAAAATGACAGTCCCTGTGAGGCTAATGTGTAATTCCAGACGACTGAAGGACAATACGCAGGACACATTTTCCAATGTGTTTTGGCTAAAAACAGttaaaccatgaaagaaaaatggagaacgGACAGAAGACAATACTGCAAAGGAAAGGGAACACAAACGACTCAAACATAAAAACATACTTCACTTATGTTAAacgaaatggaaaataaaactgcACTGAGATAGTATTTTCCATCAGACTGGGAGAAGTCATAGAACATAACTGCTGTCGAGGATGAAGAGAAACAGCAAGTCTCGTATGctgctggtggaaatataaattggtacaacctttGTGGAGGGCAGTTAGATTACAAATGCAATCCCTCTTCTCAAAATGTGCCCTACAGATGACAGGTGTATAGGATTATTCCCTGCAGAGCACAGGTTATTACCTAGCAAAAGACTACAAACCTAAATCAACAGAGGAGCAGTTAAATGAACTATGGTTACATCTATAAAACAGAATAGCATACAGCTGTTTAAAACAACTGACTCTTTGTATCCTGACGCAGAAAAATCTCCAAGAGTCTAATTaagtagaaacaaacaaaacacaaggtCCAGAACagtgtgtataattttttaaagcaggaaaaaccAAGACTACGTATTTGTATTTAATCCTATTTCCCAAAAAACTTTGGAAGGACACGTATGAAACTAAGTAAGTGGTCATCTACGTCGTAAGAGGACAGGCTTGGTGGGGGCCTCTCACTGTACAtctttagagatttttaaatttttaaattttaagaactcaaaaaattgtttaagatgaactaaaattcttaaaagttctcacaAGTAAtgcaagataaaaaacaaaaaagcacaacCTTTTCTTTCAGTCACTCAGACTTCAAACGCAACAGTTGcagatataaaattagaaaagcatAGTTTTCTTCCCAGTTACCCACCTTGGCTTGCTTTTTGGcttgcttctttgcttttttctgtaAGTGCTTACTTGTTCCTGAGGGAATGTCATTCCTCTCTTTCATGTAACTGtcattatctttttcttcctcGCTGTCTTTATCTTCATCCTCCATcgtctttttcaaatttttatcatttatactTTTCTTACCACTCTTAAAATATgggccaaaaataaaattttacaactaCTATTTGGTGAAAAGATTTCATGTTACCTaaatatttttctactattttaCACTACGTTTACTTTCCACaatgtttgaaaatatatccAAGACAAAATTCATTCATCTCAATTACCAGAAAGCAATCCTCACACActgagaaaacaagcaaacaaacaaaacagtaaaaaagacAACTTTACATGCAAGTTAACTAGAAAGGAATATAATGAATGTTATTAGGTACATGCTCTATCACACTGTAACTGTGTCTGTTTCTAAATGCACTTCATGTTTATCAGTGATGTACTTGTCCCACTAAGGCAGCcctttttatctttctcctttccacgttaaagagttttagaaaaagagaaaataaagtaagttTGGTAAGACTTTAATCACTAAGTAACAGTGATTAAAGGGACCCCTCATTCATATTAATTTGAATAATGATTTATCCAACATTCATAacgtgttttcttttctccaactaCTACTTGATAGGAACCAAATTGATATGGCTGAAAATTGAGATACTCTTATTAACGTGTATGAACTGAAGACTTTAAAGGATTTGTGtttattcttaaataatgaaaagaaatagtaacttttaatatgaagaaaacaCTTCCCTATATGTATACCAATCAAGTTAATTATCTATAAAGAATTCTAGACATACCAActatcctctttaaaaaaaagatatttaccctaatttttattcaaatctttaaaattcttctatcttaaatatatgtttaaaaattcctACAAGGGCAAATGtacaaacttggaaaaaaattgaCGAGGCTTCCGTTATAAAATCtaacacagggggaaaaaatctacttaagtaaaataagttgAGTAAGTCTTACCTGATCATCTAAAACTGGTAGAGACAAATCAAGGAAAGATTCATGAACCAAAGAGACCTTAACcaacccaaaaaaaaaaaaaaaaaaaaaagtaaaaagaagaaaaagattcacTTTAGACATTATATAGTAAgatcatggggggagggggacattttaaaataaagacttaagaaaatgaaaaattatacagcATTGAAAACGTAGGGTTaggggaaataaattaaaatgttaaactaACTCCTTTCAGATCTAAGGGGCGGGTTCATAGTCCCAGGACAGAACTATGCAGATTTAGGCAGTTGAACCAAGAACAGCTTAAACTAGATAAAACTAGATACTTCTGTTTTTGAAGGACACAACTCACAAACTACACTGCATTAATCTTAATGCGTGGATCCAGTCCACACCACAGCAACTTACAGTTCTGCACTCATCACACATGATTGTACTAGTTAGTTCACCACCAAAGATGCGGTCCACAAAACTTGGTAcggattttttcttttcataatctaTAAAGGGAAAAATGTTTATCAATTACCCTCATATAACTAACTAAGTTAAAACTATTTACTTacctaactttaaaattttatttttaattctgatcCCATAGGCTTTTTCTGTTCataattactataatttttatttttatgctatcATCAGCAGGATATATTCCAATTTTGAGCACAAACACAATGTAACACAATCGTGtcttgtaaaaagaaaaagttctcacCCTAGATCTAGTCAGTGCAAAATAAACCATGCAGGTCAGTGAGACTTTCTATCTATCAATATCCCCACTAGTAAAATGAACAGATGGGGCTAAGCTACATGATATTCAACACCACTTCTAGCTCTACCATTCTAATATTCAGCAGCAAACATAGGAGAAAATGCATGTAACTTGTTTTATGAACGCTAAGACTGAACTCcgtttaaaatcaaaacaaaacacaagaaaaccatcaggaaaatgtttcagacaaaatctttcttttgatttttctatgTTCCCAGAAATAATCTCGGTAAGTTTTCTTGGTAAGTTAGTGTAAGGTGACAATTTTACTACCTGGTCACCCAATTTTCTAAACACAAGAAATGTATCACCCTTATTCAAATGACAGGTGTACCCATTTGTACAGAAACACACTTGATGACAGATAGTGCCAACAGGGCAGGATTCTCTCTGTCACTGGCCTGGCCCTAAAGGACACCAAGGAGGCAAACAGGTGCTATGTGTTGATTCTAAACTGTGATTTACAAGTGTGCCTGGCTGgattagttggttgagcatccaactcttgatctcagggtcgtgagagttcaaggcccacattgggcatggagtctacttaaaaaaacaaacaactgtgctttacaatatggtagccactagaccttgtgaatattaaatttaaattaatattaaataaaaataaaaatttagctcCTCAGTCACCCTAGTCACATTTCAAGGGTTAaatggccacatgtggccagtggctactaTATCAGATAGCATAAATATGGAAGAGTTCCATTATCACAAAAGTTCTGTTGGACTGATCTGTCCTAAACCTTTAAATGCCAcacaaaacagtaataataaagtTGGTTCCACAATTAATAAGCCAGCTACTGACAACTCACAGACAAGTCTAATTCACATATCACTGCTCAttagaaatacagttgaccttcgaacaacacgggtttgaactgtgcgGGTCCACGTGcgattcttttcaataaatatagtacagtactgaAAACGTATTTTaacttccttatgattttaataacattcttTCCTTTATTATAAGAACAAGAACacagtacataatatatattacccATAAAATATGTGTTACTTTATTgtttatcagtaaggcttccagtcaacagtaagctattagtaattaagtttttaGAGTCAAAGTTATATAAgtagatttttgactgtgtgggaATGGCCAGGGAAAGGACTGGTACCCTTAAcctctgcattgttcaagggtcaactgtgtcaACTTTTGGAATATAAAACTGTGATGTCATCTTAGCTCTACCTTTAAAAATTTCACTACAATAGTGCATAAAAATACACCAAAAgttaaatttttccaaaatattcacCCTTGgaattctgaataatttttttaaatcaatggtgataaagaaaaatgtatgttaATAACTGTGAATTTGAAATACACGTGCCAATATCTTGTCCTAAGATACAGAAGAATTCAACTATAGTGTTTTAGTTCAAAAAGTCAGACATTacctttaactttattttttagttc encodes the following:
- the USP16 gene encoding ubiquitin carboxyl-terminal hydrolase 16 isoform X5, with amino-acid sequence MTPRSEPHCLVLSLDNWSVWCYLCDDEVQYCSSNRLGQVVDYVRKQAGITTPKSAAKDGNIELENKKLEKESKNEQEREKKENLAKENPSTNSASQITVKGLSNLGNTCFFNAVMQNLSQTPVLRELLKEVKMSGTIVKIEPPDLALTEPLEINLEPPGPLTLAMSQFLNEMQETKKGIVTPKELFSQVCKKAVRFKGYQQQDSQELLRYLLDGMRAEEQQRVSKGILKAFGNSTEKLDEELKNKVKDYEKKKSVPSFVDRIFGGELTSTIMCDECRTVSLVHESFLDLSLPVLDDQSGKKSINDKNLKKTMEDEDKDSEEEKDNDSYMKERNDIPSGTSKHLQKKAKKQAKKQAKNQRRQQKIQGKVLHLNDICTIDHPEDNECEVEMSLQGEVDVKSNHISEEEITHKEYCVNQKDLNGQEKMIENKTDNQKSTEEVDMRNVNMDNDLEGLASSPTECPRKLNGAYLTEGSSGEVDISSGFKNLNLNAALRPDEINIEILNESHSPGTKVYEVVNEDPETAFCTLANREAFHTDECSIQHCLYQFTRNEKLRDANKLLCEVCTRRQYSGPKANVKGERKHVYTNAKKQMLISLAPPVLTLHLKRFQQAGFNLRKVNKHIKFPEILDLAPFCTLKCKNVAEENTRVLYSLYGVVEHSGTMRSGHYTAYAKARAANSHLSNLVLHGDIPQDFEMQSTKGQWFHISDTHVQAVPTTKVLNSQAYLLFYERVL
- the USP16 gene encoding ubiquitin carboxyl-terminal hydrolase 16 isoform X4 codes for the protein MGKKRTKGKTVPIDDSSESLEPTCRHIRKGLEQGNLKRALLNVEWNICQDCKTDNKVKDKSEEETEENPSVWLCLKCGHQGCGRDSQEQHALKHYMTPRSEPHCLVLSLDNWSVWCYLCDDEVQYCSSNRLGQVVDYVRKQAGITTPKSAAKDGNIELENKKLEKESKNEQEREKKENLAKENPSTNSASQITVKGLSNLGNTCFFNAVMQNLSQTPVLRELLKEVKMSGTIVKIEPPDLALTEPLEINLEPPGPLTLAMSQFLNEMQETKKGIVTPKELFSQVCKKAVRFKGYQQQDSQELLRYLLDGMRAEEQQRVSKGILKAFGNSTEKLDEELKNKVKDYEKKKSVPSFVDRIFGGELTSTIMCDECRTSGKKSINDKNLKKTMEDEDKDSEEEKDNDSYMKERNDIPSGTSKHLQKKAKKQAKKQAKNQRRQQKIQGKVLHLNDICTIDHPEDNECEVEMSLQGEVDVKSNHISEEEITHKEYCVNQKDLNGQEKMIENKTDNQKSTEEVDMRNVNMDNDLEGLASSPTECPRKLNGAYLTEGSSGEVDISSGFKNLNLNAALRPDEINIEILNESHSPGTKVYEVVNEDPETAFCTLANREAFHTDECSIQHCLYQFTRNEKLRDANKLLCEVCTRRQYSGPKANVKGERKHVYTNAKKQMLISLAPPVLTLHLKRFQQAGFNLRKVNKHIKFPEILDLAPFCTLKCKNVAEENTRVLYSLYGVVEHSGTMRSGHYTAYAKARAANSHLSNLVLHGDIPQDFEMQSTKGQWFHISDTHVQAVPTTKVLNSQAYLLFYERVL